A genomic window from Fibrobacterota bacterium includes:
- a CDS encoding NAD-dependent epimerase/dehydratase family protein yields the protein MTDADTGSVLVTGAGGFLGSHLCRHFAREGRKVWAVGRNLSRKATLGGWASLLEGVVELELPSSRFARKLAAIQPDLVVHCASSASVPLSMKDPRADLRQSTGVYGDILEAVRTESPRTEVILLSSAAVYGQPHRIPTPEDEPPAPVSPYGFHKWMCELLSREYAEIYGIRTTNLRIFSAYGESLYKQVVFDTLSKLADPSRDEIELYGTGEETRDFIHASDIAQAVLRIQASGATGTFNVASGRSTSIRRLVELLNGFSSTPKKLNFKGESRPGDPDRWCADISKLASTGFRPLVELEDGLRRVTDWFERLQRTLA from the coding sequence ATGACCGACGCGGACACCGGATCGGTCCTGGTCACCGGCGCGGGAGGATTCCTGGGATCCCACCTGTGCCGCCATTTCGCCCGGGAGGGCCGCAAGGTGTGGGCCGTTGGGCGGAATCTGTCACGCAAGGCCACCCTGGGCGGATGGGCCAGCCTCCTGGAGGGGGTCGTGGAGCTGGAGCTCCCTTCCAGCCGGTTCGCCCGCAAGCTGGCCGCCATCCAGCCCGATCTCGTGGTCCACTGCGCCTCCAGCGCCTCGGTGCCGCTTTCCATGAAGGATCCCCGCGCCGACTTGCGCCAATCCACCGGAGTCTACGGCGACATCCTGGAGGCGGTCCGGACCGAATCCCCTCGCACGGAAGTCATCCTCCTGTCCAGCGCGGCGGTCTACGGACAGCCCCACCGGATCCCCACCCCCGAGGACGAACCTCCCGCGCCCGTTTCGCCCTACGGATTCCACAAGTGGATGTGCGAACTCCTCTCGCGCGAATACGCCGAGATCTACGGGATCCGCACCACCAACCTCAGGATCTTCTCCGCCTACGGGGAAAGCCTGTACAAGCAGGTGGTGTTCGACACCCTGAGCAAACTCGCCGACCCCTCCCGCGACGAGATCGAGCTCTACGGGACCGGCGAGGAGACCCGCGACTTCATCCATGCCTCGGACATCGCCCAGGCGGTGCTGCGCATCCAGGCTTCGGGCGCCACCGGCACCTTCAACGTGGCCTCCGGGCGGTCCACCAGCATCCGACGGCTGGTGGAACTCCTCAACGGATTTTCCTCCACCCCCAAGAAGCTGAACTTCAAGGGCGAGAGCCGCCCCGGCGACCCCGATCGATGGTGCGCCGACATCTCCAAGCTCGCTTCCACCGGATTTCGTCCGCTCGTGGAACTCGAGGACGGCCTGCGCCGGGTGACCGACTGGTTCGAACGATTGCAAAGGACACTGGCATGA